A genomic stretch from Bemisia tabaci unplaced genomic scaffold, PGI_BMITA_v3 includes:
- the LOC140225923 gene encoding uncharacterized protein, translating to MEAFTLDPSLKNVVYYQYHTYNPYNATFKNNDEIRLPINSQDLYTVPGDSKIYVEGTIDVTLKTGSTAADFQYEMTNNALLYLFEQIKYEINGEEVDRARSVGVTSTCKTLLTSSPQELNALQIAGWGTPIRCGSDNTFYGMIPLSMVLGFNPDVKTPLVRLRQELILIRSRTDKNCYLIKPGCKDKGSISISLQKVQWIMPQVKFNLATEKSLLDKVKNNVSLLLPITSFETFIYPQLPTSDKDTWKLMTTTNVEAPSYIILVFQTNRSDSEESDASKFDHVNLRSFKVYLNSVCLPYEALNENFEKEKYLSFYQNYLNFITDFSNGEKLCEPALSMTQFKSQNPMFIMKCIYEDIIKPGPLDIQIEVESLKNFPAGTTVYAILIHKSVYAYQTLSGNIKRIL from the coding sequence ATGGAGGCGTTCACACTGGACCCGTCGCTAAAAAACGTGGTTTACTATCAATACCATACCTATAACCCGTACAACGCAACGTTCAAGAATAACGATGAAATTCGTCTACCCATCAACAGCCAGGATCTCTACACCGTGCCGGGCGATTCAAAAATTTACGTCGAAGGAACGATCGACGTCACGCTTAAGACAGGGTCCACGGCGGCCGATTTCCAATATGAAATGACTAATAACGCTCTTTTGTACCTGTTCGAGCAAATCAAATACGAAATCAACGGTGAGGAAGTGGATCGAGCCCGTTCGGTCGGTGTTACGTCAACGTGTAAAACCCTGTTGACGAGCAGTCCTCAAGAGCTGAACGCTCTCCAAATCGCCGGATGGGGAACGCCTATCAGATGCGGTTCGGACAATACTTTTTACGGGATGATTCCGCTCAGCATGGTTCTAGGCTTCAATCCCGATGTGAAAACACCGCTGGTCCGTCTTCGGCAAGAACTCATTTTGATCCGATCGAGGACCGATAAAAATTGCTACCTGATCAAACCGGGCTGCAAGGACAAGGGCTCGATTTCCATCTCTCTGCAAAAAGTTCAATGGATCATGCCTCAAGTTAAATTCAATCTggcaacggaaaaatcgcttcTCGACAAGGTCAAGAACAATGTTAGTTTATTGCTCCCGATCACGAGTTTCGAGACTTTCATCTACCCGCAACTGCCGACGAGCGACAAGGACACGTGGAAATTGATGACGACGACCAACGTGGAAGCTCCGTCGTACATAATTCTGGTATTTCAAACGAATCGTTCGGATAGCGAGGAAAGCGATGCTAGCAAATTCGATCACGTCAATTTGCGCTCTTTTAAAGTGTATCTGAACAGCGTTTGCCTGCCGTACGAGGCTCTCAACGAGAATTTCGAAAAGGAAAAGTATTTGAGTTTCTATCAAAACTATTTGAATTTCATCACAGATTTTTCGAACGGGGAAAAATTATGCGAACCGGCACTGAGCATGACTCAattcaaatcgcaaaatccCATGTTCATCATGAAATGCATTTACGAGGATATCATCAAGCCCGGACCGTTGGACATTCAAATCGAGGTAGAGTcgctcaaaaatttcccggctGGGACAACTGTTTACGCAATTTTAATCCATAAATCTGTTTACGCATATCAGACTCTGTCGGGTAATATAAAAAGAATATTgtag
- the LOC140225924 gene encoding uncharacterized protein, with translation MKRKCKGAGLLNDLIDLIPGEKHLPFYNYCGPSTKLEERLARGDKPINGLDEACRSHDIEYSKTSDTKERNKADLVLADKAWERVKASDSSLGEKAAAWLVTNSMKLKAKLGMGCGECGNDGAEKKKKNKKNKKKSVKSGVYKQADGFLPDRAHPASRKQDPAKVEKKKKKKATPPSPRIIPVPATGGALMKILTSRIGLSPESSNQAMGKIGIHMAGRKSRHRRTRIGEGLYLAPYKQGYGLYLKPPSMAARLN, from the coding sequence ATGAAGCGCAAGTGCAAGGGTGCGGGGTTGCTCAACGATCTGATCGATCTGATCCCGGGTGAGAAACATCTTCCGTTTTACAATTATTGCGGACCATCTACAAAACTAGAAGAGAGATTGGCACGCGGAGACAAGCCAATCAACGGACTGGACGAAGCTTGCCGTTCCCATGACATCGAGTACAGTAAGACTTCGGACACGAAAGAGAGGAACAAAGCAGATCTAGTGTTGGCCGATAAAGCTTGGGAACGCGTCAAGGCGAGTGATTCTTCGCTCGGCGAGAAAGCGGCAGCTTGGCTCGTCACGAACagtatgaaactcaaagccaaactaGGTATGGGCTGTGGAGAATGTGGTAACGATGGTgcagagaagaagaagaagaataagaagaataagaagaagagtGTCAAGTCGGGTGTCTATAAGCAAGCGGATGGATTTCTTCCTGATCGTGCTCACCCCGCATCGAGGAAACAAGATCCAGCTAAAgtagagaagaagaagaagaagaaggcaaCGCCTCCCTCGCCCCGTATCATACCCGTTCCGGCTACGGGTGGTGCTCTGATGAAAATCCTAACATCTCGCATCGGGTTATCGCCCGAGTCGTCGAATCAAGCCATGGGCAAAATCGGAATTCACATGGCCGGACGGAAATCTCGTCATCGAAGGACACGGATCGGTGAGGGTCTCTACCTGGCTCCGTACAAACAAGGTTACGGTCTTTACCTGAAACCGCCATCAATGGCTGCTCGTTTAAACTAA